In Streptomyces sp. DG2A-72, one genomic interval encodes:
- a CDS encoding NADPH-dependent FMN reductase, with protein sequence MVIAMDITVYPVRFDFNICLTLRVMDVTTQTQHPSSPSTTSAPARKRIAVISSSVRDGRMSPTIADWVVAALDQTGGVEVDLIDLIEISLPDDSQLYPGGGPETAVGERIEAAEAFVFITPEYNHSYPASLKRLIDWHYQEWKLKPATIVAYGVQGGHAAIDHLRGVLAELNMITTRRCMGLPAPWESLDDTERYVPADSVTKALTSALAELSWWSDVLTDARTNRPFPA encoded by the coding sequence GTGGTGATCGCCATGGATATCACGGTATACCCGGTCCGGTTTGACTTCAACATATGTTTAACCCTCAGGGTGATGGACGTGACCACACAGACACAGCACCCAAGCAGCCCATCCACCACCTCGGCGCCGGCGCGGAAGCGGATCGCGGTGATCTCCTCCAGCGTCCGTGACGGACGGATGAGCCCGACCATCGCCGACTGGGTCGTCGCCGCCCTCGACCAGACCGGCGGCGTCGAGGTCGACCTGATCGACCTGATCGAGATTTCTCTGCCTGACGACAGTCAGCTCTACCCTGGCGGCGGGCCGGAAACCGCGGTGGGCGAACGTATCGAGGCCGCCGAGGCGTTCGTCTTCATCACCCCTGAGTACAACCACTCCTACCCTGCCTCGCTGAAGCGGCTGATCGACTGGCACTACCAGGAGTGGAAGCTCAAACCCGCCACGATCGTCGCCTACGGCGTCCAGGGCGGGCACGCCGCGATCGACCACCTGCGCGGGGTGCTGGCCGAGCTGAACATGATCACCACCCGCCGATGCATGGGCTTGCCCGCCCCGTGGGAGAGCCTGGACGACACCGAGCGTTACGTGCCCGCCGACAGTGTGACCAAGGCCCTGACCAGCGCCCTGGCAGAGCTGAGCTGGTGGTCCGATGTGCTCACCGACGCCCGTACCAACCGTCCCTTCCCCGCCTGA
- a CDS encoding MerR family DNA-binding transcriptional regulator: MAITTPRPAPPAAVPAGGEFTVSDVAAESGVAPSAVRFYEKYGVITAVRTSGNQRRFDESAACRIQIAKLAQGVGLTVREIADLFADLPANPEIDDWDRIADQLIAEAEGRVAQLKAFLAEIRTGDKLCDIGANLNT; encoded by the coding sequence ATGGCGATCACCACACCGCGACCTGCCCCTCCTGCGGCCGTTCCTGCGGGCGGGGAGTTCACGGTCAGCGACGTCGCCGCTGAGAGCGGCGTGGCGCCCTCGGCCGTTCGGTTCTACGAGAAGTACGGCGTGATCACCGCGGTGCGCACCTCGGGCAACCAGCGCCGTTTTGACGAGTCCGCGGCCTGCCGCATCCAGATCGCCAAGCTCGCCCAAGGCGTCGGTCTGACCGTGCGGGAGATCGCCGATCTGTTCGCCGATCTTCCCGCCAACCCCGAGATTGACGACTGGGATCGGATTGCCGATCAGCTGATCGCCGAAGCGGAGGGTCGCGTGGCGCAGCTCAAGGCCTTCCTCGCAGAGATCAGAACCGGTGACAAGCTCTGCGATATTGGGGCGAACCTCAACACCTGA
- a CDS encoding very short patch repair endonuclease, producing the protein MSRQGSRNTAPEVAVRKLLHAAGLRYRVNVPVPGIPRRTIDIVFPKAKIAIFLDGCFWHGCPQHATHPKSNAEWWRTKLGKNMARDQETTKHLTTAGWTVLRFWEHEVPAEVAEEVKASVLRRMGEK; encoded by the coding sequence ATGAGCAGACAAGGCTCACGCAACACGGCGCCCGAGGTGGCGGTACGAAAGCTCCTGCATGCCGCCGGTCTCCGTTACCGGGTGAACGTGCCGGTGCCCGGCATACCTCGCCGCACGATCGACATTGTCTTCCCCAAAGCCAAGATCGCAATCTTCCTGGACGGATGCTTCTGGCATGGGTGCCCGCAGCACGCGACGCACCCCAAGTCGAACGCGGAGTGGTGGCGTACCAAGCTGGGCAAGAATATGGCTCGTGATCAAGAGACCACCAAGCACCTAACCACCGCGGGGTGGACGGTGCTGCGCTTCTGGGAGCACGAGGTGCCAGCCGAAGTAGCAGAGGAGGTCAAGGCTTCCGTTCTGCGACGCATGGGCGAGAAATGA
- a CDS encoding DNA cytosine methyltransferase: MGRLTSVDVCSGAGGLALGLERAGFDPVLLLDNKPIACETLRRNRPKWNVAEMDLLQFDPIENPEPYDPDAFDIDLLSAGLPRVKSSATTKRVETGLELHLLRATVLLAAHVVQPRALLIENVPDLVTAPEFEEVRDFIQSELVHLKYRFNWFVLNAADFGVPQDRKQGVLVALKDRFFDQFRPPTPTVTRHMTAGEALLPSMSARGWHGAEEWATQANRVAPTLVGGSDKRGGADLGLTGTKKAWAQMGINGGALSDEVPGSDGTQESDTSGSPLKKLTVEQTAVLQSFPDDWVFAGKKTARYRQIGHASPPPVGEALGRAIADALRS; this comes from the coding sequence ATGGGGCGGTTGACGTCTGTCGACGTTTGTTCAGGGGCGGGGGGACTGGCCTTGGGCCTGGAACGCGCCGGCTTCGATCCGGTTCTCCTCCTGGACAACAAGCCGATTGCCTGTGAAACTCTGCGCCGCAATCGGCCGAAATGGAACGTCGCCGAGATGGACCTGCTGCAGTTCGACCCGATCGAGAACCCGGAGCCATATGATCCGGATGCCTTCGACATCGACCTGCTCTCCGCCGGGTTGCCGCGCGTCAAGTCGTCAGCGACGACAAAGCGCGTGGAAACCGGTCTCGAATTGCACCTGCTGCGAGCCACGGTCCTGCTGGCGGCCCACGTAGTCCAACCAAGGGCCCTGTTGATCGAAAACGTACCGGACCTCGTGACGGCCCCGGAATTCGAAGAGGTCCGCGACTTCATACAAAGTGAACTCGTACACCTCAAGTACAGATTTAACTGGTTCGTCCTGAATGCTGCCGACTTCGGTGTTCCGCAGGATCGGAAGCAAGGCGTGCTCGTCGCCCTGAAGGATCGCTTCTTCGATCAGTTCCGCCCACCGACCCCCACCGTGACTCGTCACATGACGGCCGGGGAGGCCCTACTGCCCTCCATGTCGGCACGTGGCTGGCACGGCGCCGAAGAATGGGCGACACAAGCCAACCGTGTGGCTCCCACTCTCGTGGGCGGATCCGACAAGCGCGGGGGCGCCGACCTCGGGCTGACGGGCACGAAGAAGGCTTGGGCCCAGATGGGCATCAACGGCGGGGCATTGAGCGACGAGGTACCGGGGTCGGACGGCACCCAGGAGTCGGACACCTCTGGATCTCCGCTGAAGAAACTGACCGTGGAGCAGACGGCCGTGCTCCAGTCCTTCCCCGACGACTGGGTCTTCGCGGGCAAGAAGACGGCCCGATACCGCCAGATCGGCCACGCCTCCCCACCTCCCGTCGGCGAGGCTCTGGGCAGGGCAATCGCCGACGCGCTTCGGAGCTGA
- a CDS encoding DNA cytosine methyltransferase: MTPAQPQSPQHARFHIVDLFAGPGGLDIAAEALGLSSIGVEWDAGACATRRRADLLTVHKDVRECKPTDSDFEGANVLAGGPPCQTFTVAGHGAGRRALDTVLEFVQRLVDRDKWSNIATDLDKLKDERTGLVLQPLHWALEAIDNDDLDPYHAIVLEQVPAVLPVWEAYAKALNDEYETDWGVLRTEEFGVPQTRRRAVFIARRRVTSQASHDQQPLKLPKPTHEHYRGGKSRPDRTDDGLAMGDAVPKKWVSMAEALPERPAPFTVISNYGTGGDPKARGQRRSDQPAATVTGKISRNRVVGPNGTDDRFTFSEAGRLQTFPAEYPWRGKDISQQIGNAVPPRLGMHILSAALGLGRPSEDALNRLATWQPPLKEEGDSLPSES; this comes from the coding sequence ATGACCCCCGCGCAGCCTCAATCACCCCAGCATGCACGCTTCCACATCGTGGACTTGTTCGCGGGGCCCGGAGGGCTGGACATCGCGGCGGAGGCTCTCGGACTCTCGAGCATCGGGGTCGAATGGGACGCGGGCGCGTGCGCGACGCGCAGGCGGGCCGACCTTCTCACCGTTCACAAGGACGTTCGTGAGTGCAAGCCCACCGACTCCGACTTCGAAGGCGCCAACGTTCTGGCAGGGGGCCCGCCCTGCCAAACGTTCACCGTTGCCGGCCACGGTGCGGGACGTCGAGCCTTGGACACCGTCCTGGAATTCGTCCAGCGTCTCGTCGATCGTGACAAATGGTCAAATATCGCGACAGATCTGGATAAATTGAAGGACGAGCGCACCGGATTGGTTCTGCAACCTCTCCATTGGGCTCTGGAAGCCATCGACAATGACGACCTCGATCCTTATCACGCCATTGTCCTGGAACAAGTCCCGGCGGTTCTTCCGGTATGGGAGGCCTACGCCAAAGCGCTCAACGACGAGTACGAAACCGACTGGGGTGTCCTGCGGACCGAGGAATTCGGAGTGCCGCAAACGCGCCGACGGGCCGTTTTCATCGCGCGGCGTCGTGTCACCAGTCAGGCGTCTCATGACCAGCAGCCGCTCAAGCTACCCAAACCGACGCACGAGCACTACCGCGGCGGAAAGAGTCGGCCGGACCGGACGGACGATGGTCTCGCCATGGGCGATGCGGTGCCGAAGAAGTGGGTGAGCATGGCAGAAGCGCTGCCGGAGCGTCCTGCGCCGTTCACCGTGATCTCCAACTACGGCACCGGAGGCGACCCCAAGGCTCGAGGCCAGCGTCGCTCCGATCAACCCGCAGCGACGGTCACGGGCAAGATCTCACGCAATCGCGTGGTAGGGCCGAACGGCACTGATGACCGCTTCACGTTCTCCGAGGCAGGTCGTCTCCAGACGTTTCCTGCCGAATATCCGTGGCGGGGCAAGGACATCTCCCAGCAGATCGGCAACGCCGTACCGCCACGACTCGGGATGCACATCCTCAGCGCGGCGCTCGGCCTCGGCCGCCCCTCGGAGGACGCCCTGAACAGGCTCGCCACGTGGCAGCCACCGCTGAAGGAGGAGGGGGACTCACTGCCCTCGGAGTCCTAG
- a CDS encoding DUF6339 family protein, translated as MTDKPEHLPERLALLSDINAAKYLSMGVLSGHESPPYIALNKLTEPMDDMTARSEVVPIRDLIDDVMHLYRHDVSTRADAWLAPRLHAALRLTRREAADSRLWNFLALAVAPDYVVWRHQPPKGKEGLPSMVAASRFRGAHYTQTFSRLWWAAELFRDGSDYGPVEVACGNQDILNTVLRLDIIDHRPTAQAFIRLIAKKKVNTGREVNALARAANSAASTLMYDVLAEDDTWDGSLLGEWIREADSAPPVPRKVLPKGPDDGPVPSDAIDALVSCFEELFDEYARVRGSSGADGD; from the coding sequence ATGACCGACAAACCCGAGCACCTGCCCGAGAGACTGGCGCTGCTCTCCGACATCAACGCGGCGAAGTACCTGAGCATGGGAGTTCTCTCCGGCCATGAGTCTCCGCCCTACATCGCCCTGAACAAGCTGACCGAGCCGATGGACGACATGACGGCACGATCGGAGGTCGTTCCGATACGGGATCTCATCGACGACGTGATGCACCTCTATCGGCACGATGTTTCGACCAGGGCGGACGCCTGGCTCGCTCCTCGTCTGCACGCGGCGCTTCGCCTCACACGGAGAGAGGCGGCCGACAGCAGGCTATGGAACTTCCTTGCGCTCGCTGTGGCCCCTGACTACGTGGTGTGGCGGCACCAGCCGCCGAAGGGCAAGGAAGGCCTTCCCTCCATGGTCGCGGCGAGCCGGTTCCGCGGGGCGCACTACACCCAGACGTTCTCCCGCCTGTGGTGGGCCGCCGAGTTGTTCCGGGACGGGAGCGACTACGGCCCAGTGGAGGTGGCCTGCGGGAACCAGGACATCCTCAACACGGTCCTCCGGTTGGACATCATCGATCACCGGCCCACTGCCCAAGCGTTCATACGGCTCATTGCCAAGAAGAAGGTGAACACCGGGCGCGAGGTGAACGCCTTGGCAAGGGCGGCGAACAGCGCCGCGAGCACTTTGATGTACGACGTCCTCGCCGAGGACGACACGTGGGACGGCAGCCTCTTGGGGGAGTGGATCCGGGAGGCTGACTCCGCCCCTCCGGTGCCCCGGAAGGTTCTTCCGAAGGGGCCCGACGACGGCCCGGTGCCCTCGGACGCGATCGACGCTCTCGTCAGCTGTTTCGAGGAACTCTTCGACGAATACGCGAGAGTGCGGGGGAGTTCCGGAGCCGACGGGGACTAG
- a CDS encoding helix-turn-helix transcriptional regulator, whose protein sequence is MDTGEDFGPWLARQLRRSEMNQADLAEQLGLTRAAVSAWITGRATPREETMRAIAEVFRIDHVSVHTRTTDVVSSRPVSWYHRPAYADGGRDFGNAATFAFEADVEILAREATQNSLDERLDRTKPVRVRYTLHELTGESLARFREAVAWDDLFPHYEAAAAQEQKVGRVIAEGLRDMYERDRLILLRVDDYNASGLTGDDYEDGRFAAVVRRQLDSRKSDASAGGSYGLGKATLWAASRLGMVLINSTLSVPHEGRTERRLIGRLELPWRVVDDSPWAGPAWFGEPDTAPGSEEVARSWWADEETVERLHLTRESSAPGTSFLIVGAHDVASLADDSPSGEDAADEETVQSMHERLVQALGRNFWAAMTAGRDKAPLLEASVRTVRNGKVVIDEERVEPRKEQPSRTRALKAYLDGETVDRLTETGQVAEMRVPLKVPPRRGQSGGAVEHEAVLLITSAEDLDGKPNQMVAMRGNRMVIRSARVPDLPLGTNPFQAVLLTGHAAGDDADNADRAEAFLRASEPPEHNKWGQTDELRALYSATAHRRISEFTRAANTAVRDLVGRSREKSKGGSHVLRDLLGLETGTTVPTAARGGKVPAIRGLDAELDASGAWRVRAEVKLPVSQDPWLLLPVAKFDVRSGGRPSVGWAEIVAGQNCELVEGRLRFKAGARTASFSALTDVSTHPVRAELAGLIVELQKSREISA, encoded by the coding sequence GTGGACACCGGAGAGGACTTCGGTCCGTGGCTCGCACGGCAGCTGCGCCGGTCGGAGATGAACCAGGCCGACCTCGCGGAGCAGCTCGGTCTGACCCGAGCCGCGGTCTCGGCGTGGATCACCGGTCGAGCGACTCCTCGTGAAGAGACAATGCGGGCCATCGCCGAGGTGTTCCGTATCGATCACGTCAGCGTGCACACACGGACTACCGACGTGGTGAGCAGCCGCCCGGTCTCCTGGTACCACCGCCCCGCCTATGCCGACGGCGGTCGGGATTTCGGAAACGCCGCCACCTTCGCCTTCGAGGCCGACGTCGAGATTCTGGCCCGCGAGGCCACGCAGAACAGCCTGGACGAACGGCTCGACCGCACCAAGCCCGTACGCGTCCGTTACACACTGCACGAGCTGACCGGCGAATCCCTCGCCCGCTTCCGTGAGGCTGTCGCCTGGGACGACCTCTTTCCCCACTACGAGGCGGCAGCCGCCCAGGAGCAGAAGGTCGGGCGAGTCATCGCCGAGGGACTCCGCGACATGTACGAGCGTGATCGACTGATCCTGCTACGGGTCGACGACTACAACGCGTCGGGCCTCACCGGTGACGACTACGAGGACGGCAGATTCGCCGCCGTTGTTCGACGGCAACTCGACAGTCGCAAATCCGATGCGAGCGCCGGTGGGTCGTACGGACTGGGCAAGGCCACGCTCTGGGCAGCGAGCCGGCTCGGGATGGTCCTCATTAACTCCACCCTCTCCGTGCCCCACGAGGGACGGACGGAGCGGCGTCTCATCGGGCGGCTGGAACTGCCGTGGCGTGTTGTAGACGACTCCCCCTGGGCGGGTCCCGCCTGGTTCGGCGAACCCGACACCGCGCCCGGAAGCGAAGAAGTGGCCCGCTCGTGGTGGGCGGACGAAGAGACAGTGGAGAGGCTGCACCTCACACGAGAGAGTTCCGCCCCGGGCACCTCCTTCTTGATCGTCGGTGCGCACGACGTGGCGAGCCTGGCGGACGACTCACCGAGCGGTGAGGACGCGGCCGACGAGGAGACGGTCCAGTCGATGCACGAGCGCCTGGTGCAGGCCCTCGGCCGCAACTTCTGGGCCGCCATGACCGCCGGTAGGGACAAGGCACCGTTGCTGGAGGCGTCCGTACGGACTGTGCGCAACGGAAAGGTGGTCATCGACGAGGAACGTGTCGAGCCGCGGAAGGAGCAGCCGTCCCGGACCCGTGCGCTCAAGGCGTATCTCGACGGCGAAACGGTCGACCGTCTGACGGAGACGGGGCAGGTGGCCGAGATGCGCGTGCCGTTGAAGGTGCCTCCGAGACGAGGTCAGAGCGGGGGAGCGGTCGAGCACGAAGCGGTCCTGCTGATCACGTCGGCCGAGGACCTCGACGGCAAACCGAACCAGATGGTCGCCATGCGGGGCAACCGCATGGTGATCAGGTCGGCCAGGGTGCCCGATCTACCCTTGGGCACCAACCCTTTCCAAGCCGTGCTGCTCACAGGCCACGCAGCTGGGGACGACGCCGACAACGCGGATCGTGCCGAGGCGTTCCTACGGGCGTCCGAGCCGCCGGAACACAACAAGTGGGGGCAGACCGACGAGCTGCGCGCGCTCTACTCGGCCACCGCGCATCGCCGGATCAGCGAGTTCACGCGAGCTGCCAATACAGCCGTGCGGGATCTGGTCGGACGCTCCAGGGAGAAGAGCAAGGGCGGTTCCCATGTGTTGCGTGATCTGCTGGGGCTCGAAACGGGGACGACGGTTCCCACAGCCGCTCGTGGCGGAAAAGTCCCGGCGATCCGTGGCCTCGACGCGGAGCTCGACGCCTCGGGTGCGTGGCGGGTGAGGGCAGAGGTCAAACTGCCAGTGAGTCAGGACCCTTGGCTCCTGCTGCCTGTTGCGAAGTTCGACGTACGGTCAGGCGGTCGTCCTTCCGTCGGGTGGGCGGAGATCGTCGCGGGACAGAACTGTGAACTGGTGGAGGGCAGGCTCCGGTTCAAGGCAGGCGCCCGCACTGCGTCTTTCAGCGCGCTCACCGATGTGTCCACGCACCCCGTTCGCGCGGAACTGGCCGGCTTGATCGTCGAACTGCAGAAGTCGAGGGAGATCTCCGCGTGA